The following nucleotide sequence is from Nitratidesulfovibrio termitidis HI1.
GCGGCCAACAGCCCGGTCAGCCCCTTGCCATCGGCCACCCGGTGCGCGGTGTCTGCCCGCAGCACCGCAGCCGGAGGCTGGTTGCGATAAATGGGCACGCTGAACCGGGCGAACTGTTCGCGCTCGCGGGTGCGGTACCAGCCGGGGGAGCATGCGTTCGCCATGGGGTTCTGTTCGAACAGCGCCGTGATGCGCTTGGGCGGCATTTCCGCGACGTGGTACGGAATGCGAGCGGCGTCCAGCACGCGGCGCACGGCATCGATGAGAAACCCTCCGGCCACGCCGTGGTCAAAGGTGTAGTAGGGCGGGCGATGAAAGGCGAGGATGGCCAGCTCGCGTTGCGAAGGCGCTGCCCCCTGCTCGGCTTCGGCGCGCGCAGGCGCGGGCAGGGCCAGCAGGCACCAGAACGTGGCTGCCAGGGCAAGGCCAGTGAACGTCGGAAGGCAAGGTGGGCAATGACTGGCGTGCATGGCTGCCTTTTCGGGTATGGCATGCGGTTGCCCGGCAGGAACTGCGGCAGATCCGGATGGGAAGTGCCGCAGGCAGGCCGCGTGTTCATGGTGGAACGATGGTAGGCGGC
It contains:
- a CDS encoding substrate-binding periplasmic protein; the encoded protein is MHASHCPPCLPTFTGLALAATFWCLLALPAPARAEAEQGAAPSQRELAILAFHRPPYYTFDHGVAGGFLIDAVRRVLDAARIPYHVAEMPPKRITALFEQNPMANACSPGWYRTREREQFARFSVPIYRNQPPAAVLRADTAHRVADGKGLTGLLAAGLRMVLRDGFSYGPAMDEALARSRAPVYRSTADNAALLEMLASGRYDMTLMEQEEATELLRRSPRLLQALRLVPLTGQDALPGHPQTRHLMCGGGVDDATMRHIDDAIIAVLGDMPGDAATTLPDAAPATP